From a region of the Babylonia areolata isolate BAREFJ2019XMU chromosome 25, ASM4173473v1, whole genome shotgun sequence genome:
- the LOC143299810 gene encoding caveolin-1-like, protein MADLDLVNRDPNNINDHLKVAFEDVLAEPEGVRSMDCVWTNSYKCFNCCKDICYMISTLFCGICIAMEWGCEFADIAFVHIWYVTPCFKVMELNCGCIQKLYGMCVHCCMDPCCEACGILFSAFKK, encoded by the exons ATGGCAGATCTTGACCTGGTTAACCGTGACCCTAACAATATCAACGACCATTTGAAG GTTGCTTTCGAAGATGTGTTGGCGGAGCCTGAAGGAGTGCGGTCCATGGACTGCGTGTGGACCAACTCCTACAAGTGCTTCAACTGCTGCAAGGACATCTGCTACATGATCAGCACTCTCTTCTGCGGCATCTGCATCGCCATGGAGTGGGGTTGTGAGTTCGCTGATATCGCCTTCGTCCACATCTGGTACGTCACTCCTTGCTTCAAGGTGATGGAGCTCAACTGCGGATGCATCCAGAAGCTGTACGGAATGTGCGTGCACTGCTGCATGGATCCTTGCTGCGAAGCCTGCGGGATCCTGTTCAGCGCCTTCAAGAAGTGA
- the LOC143299812 gene encoding caveolin-1-like, translating to MAELDLVNRDPNNINDHLKVAFEDVLAEPEGVRSMDCVWTNSYKCFNCCKDICYMISTLFCGICIAMEWGCEFADIAFVHIWYVTPCFKVMELNCGCIQKLYGMCVHCCMDPCCEACGVLFSAFKK from the exons ATGGCGGAGCTTGACCTGGTTAACCGTGACCCTAACAATATCAACGACCATTTGAAG GTTGCTTTCGAAGATGTGTTGGCGGAGCCTGAAGGAGTGCGGTCAATGGACTGCGTGTGGACCAACTCCTACAAGTGCTTCAACTGCTGCAAGGACATCTGCTACATGATCAGCACCCTCTTCTGCGGCATCTGCATCGCCATGGAGTGGGGTTGTGAGTTCGCTGATATCGCCTTCGTCCACATCTGGTACGTCACTCCTTGCTTCAAGGTGATGGAGCTCAACTGCGGATGCATCCAGAAGCTGTACGGAATGTGCGTGCACTGCTGCATGGATCCTTGCTGCGAGGCCTGCGGGGTCCTGTTCAGCGCCTTCAAGAAGTGA